Genomic window (Chryseobacterium bernardetii):
ATTAAATTTTATTAACATCATCTTTTGGAATAAATCCATGATTATGTATGTTCATTCGGAAAGGTGGTCGTATCTTTGCAGACTGAAAATTGTTATTTAAAATGAAAAGTATTTATTCTAAAATTCTGATTTTAGCATTCATTTCCTCTTCACTTTATTCTTATGCGTGGGGATTAACGGGGCATAGAGTAATTGCAGATATTGCAGAAAATCACCTTTCCAGAAAGGCAAGAAGAGAAATTAAAAAAATAATGGGCAAAGAACGTCTTGCGTATTGGGCTAACTGGCCAGATTTTATCAAATCTGACACTACAGGAGTTTGGAAGCAGGCTTCATCATGGCACTACGTAAACATTGATCCGCAAACTGACTTTAAGAATTTTGACCAGAACTTAAAAATGCAGGCAGGGCCTAGTCTTTACACTCAGGTTAATACCCTATCCAGTCAGATTAAAGATGAAAAAACATCAGCAAAAGACAGAAAGATCGCGTTAATTTTCCTTATTCATATTATGGGAGACCTTGCCCAGCCATTGCATGTGGGAAGAGCAGAAGATTTGGGAGGAAACAAGATCAATGTTACCTATTTCGGGGATAAAACAAATTTACACTCTGTTTGGGATGGTAAATTGGTAGATTCCCAGAAATACAGCTACACAGAGTATTCTAAACTTCTGGATATTAAATCTAAAGAAGAAGTTGCCCAAATTCAATCCGGAACTCTGGAAGACTGGCTGTATGATTCTCATAAAATTGCCAATAAGATTTATGCACAGACTCCTGATGGATCAAAACTGTCTTACGATTATCAATACAAATTCAATGATACCCTTGAAAGACAGTTGTTATATGGAGGCTTACGATTAGCTAAAGTATTGAATGAACTATTCTAATTGAAATAAATTCTTACAGATATTAGGTAAAACGGAACTTTGGTTCCGTTTTTTGCTTTTAATGCTGGTAAAGTATAAAGCCTATGTATATTCTTTATTTGATCTTTTTTTCTTCTCTGGCAAAATATTTAATAAAAAAGTAAAACTTGTGTAACCTTTTTATATTTCCATACGTATATTATATAGTAACTCTTTTTTGAGGATAATAATAAATGAGACAATTAAAAATCACTAAGCAGGTTACCAACAGGGAAACTGCTTCATTAGACAAGTATTTGCAGGAAATTGGTAAAGTAGAACTGATTACTGCGGACGAGGAAGTAGAATTGGCACAAAGAATACGTGCTGGCGACAGAGCCGCATTGGAGAAATTAATTAAAGCCAACCTTCGTTTCGTAGTTTCTGTATCTAAGCAATACCAAAACCAAGGTCTTTCCTTACCCGATTTGATTAATGAGGGTAACTTAGGATTAATGAAGGCGGCAAAAAGGTACGATGAAACTAGAGGTTTCAAATTTATCTCTTATGCAGTATGGTGGATCCGTCAATCAATTTTACAGGCGTTGGCTGAGCAATCAAGAATTGTAAGGCTTCCATTGAACAAAATTGGTTCCATCAATAAAATTAATAAAGCATACGCTCACCTTGAGCAGGAAAATGAAAGACCACCTTCTCCGGAAGAATTGGCTGAAGTTCTTGACA
Coding sequences:
- a CDS encoding S1/P1 nuclease, with the translated sequence MKSIYSKILILAFISSSLYSYAWGLTGHRVIADIAENHLSRKARREIKKIMGKERLAYWANWPDFIKSDTTGVWKQASSWHYVNIDPQTDFKNFDQNLKMQAGPSLYTQVNTLSSQIKDEKTSAKDRKIALIFLIHIMGDLAQPLHVGRAEDLGGNKINVTYFGDKTNLHSVWDGKLVDSQKYSYTEYSKLLDIKSKEEVAQIQSGTLEDWLYDSHKIANKIYAQTPDGSKLSYDYQYKFNDTLERQLLYGGLRLAKVLNELF
- a CDS encoding sigma-70 family RNA polymerase sigma factor, with the protein product MRQLKITKQVTNRETASLDKYLQEIGKVELITADEEVELAQRIRAGDRAALEKLIKANLRFVVSVSKQYQNQGLSLPDLINEGNLGLMKAAKRYDETRGFKFISYAVWWIRQSILQALAEQSRIVRLPLNKIGSINKINKAYAHLEQENERPPSPEELAEVLDMSEEDIKESMKNSGRHLSMDAPLVEGEDSNLYDVLRSGESPSPDKDLMLESLQIEIERALNTLTPREADLVRLYFGLNGKHPMTLEEIGETFDLTRERVRQIKEKAIKRLKHNTRSKILKSYLGK